CCCACACAGGAATTTCGGCCATGGCCTCGGGGCGGGGGATATTCGGTAACAGCAGGCGGTGACTGTGGCGCATGCTGCGAAGGAAATAGTCGCCGCCCCGGTTGCGGGTCTGGGCATCATCACTGAGCATGGCTTCGAGAGTACGGGCTAGCTCCATCGGCAGGCCAATGCTGGTGGGCGGAATAACCCGGGAACCAAAGCGGCTGGCTTGTCCCGATGCCAGGGCATACAGGGTGGCTGCAACCCCCTGCTCGTCGAATCGGGGGCTCGAAAGGGCGCCACTGAGCTGTTCGTCACCGATAAAGTACACATCCCCCATGCGGGCATTGGTGTGCTGCTGGTCGCTGGAGAGCAGATTCATCACATGTTCTTCCACCGGCCGCCCCAGTTCATCCCGCTGGGCAAACACCGCCGAGCCCCAGTCAATCAGGGACAAATGGCCGGTGGCTTCGTCATAAACCAGATTGGATGGTTTGATATCGCCGTGAACCAACGGCCTGCCGGTGCGAAGATACACAAGCAAATCAGCCAGCTGGCGCGCAATGCTCATGATCATGGGAATAGGCAGTGCGCCTCGGCGCCGACACAGCTGCTCCAGCTCTTCCCCCGGAGCACGGGCCATCACCAGAATCCCCTGTTTGCCCACACGCTCAAATTTGACCAGCGGCGGCACATTGGGGTGGCGGCAATGGGATAGCATAAAGGCTTCTTCTTCCAGCCTGTCCTGGATTTGCTGGGGCAAAGTAATACGGGAAAACTTGAATACGTGTGCTTCGCCGGCCTCGTTGACCCCTGCAAACACAAAGCCATAGGCGCCCTTGCCAATAAACTCTATGTCCCTGTAACCCAGTTTGGACAGCTGTTGCTTACACAGGCGCACCCACGCCTTGTGTTTACGGGCGTCGTCGGCCTTGAGCAGGTAGATGGATTGTTCTTCAGAAATATAGAAGTGTTGCAGCTGTGGCGTTTGGGCGGACAAAAAAGGGATCCCCGGCGCTGATATCAATCCACCATTAAAGCCATATCCGCCGCAGACAGGCAAGGTATTTAGCGGCCGCCTACCCAAGTTTTTTACCCTCCATTTTGATGCAAATCAACTCTGGCGCAGACAGCACAGGCTAAGGTGTTTTTATCAATTTATACTTTGCTTAACCGCAGGCTGTCGGCGATTGAGGAGGGCAGGATGAACGCCCAAAAGAAACAACAACTGATTGAACTGTATGACTTTGCACGCAAGCGTATCATTCAGTCGATGGAACTGAGGCACTGCCCCCATTCGGGTTTTTATAACAGTGTCGATGAGCGCTGCATTTATTGCCATCAGGGCATGGAATGCGTGTGGATGAATCACAATGACGAATTGGTATCGCTGGAAGAGAAAAGCGAAGAAGATCTGAGGCAGCAGTTGTTGGTGGCCGTAGACTTTGTCGACTCCAATTTGTCGCCTTATCACCTGACCCGGCGCAAGTGCCAGTGTGAAAACTGTGTTTGGTTGCGTCAGGTGAACGAGGCACTGAACGCGCCCTGAAGCGCGCTTTGCATCCCCCAGACTTTGCCGCTAGAGTAAGGCGTCTTTTTTCGTCATAGGGGATGGTCATGGAGCCCGGATTCTGGCACGACAAGTGGCAGTCACAACAGATTGGATTTCATCAATCGGATATCAACCCATTCTTGGTCAAACACTGGGAAAGCCTGAAACTTGAAGGCAAAGGCAAGGTGTTTGTCCCCTTGTGCGGCAAATCCCTCGACATGGAATTTCTGGCCGCCCAGGGGCACGAGGTTATCGGCAGCGAACTGTCGGCACTGGCAGTGAGCCAGTTTTTTGAAGCCGCAGGTGCACAGCCCCAAAGCCGCACCCTGGGTGAGCACGTACATCACAGTGCACAGGGCGTTACCTTGATTGAGGGTGACTTCTTCACCCTGGATAATGATCTGATATCCGGGTGCAGTGGTTTTTACGATCGCGCCGCCCTCATCGCCTGCCCAGCAGAGATGCGCATCGATTATGTGCGTAAGCTCGCCGCCTTGATCCCCGCCGGTACGCCGGGATTGCTCATTACCCTCGACTATCCTCAGGAAGCCCTGATGGGCCCACCTTTTGCGGTTTCACCCGATTGGGTGCAGGAGTTCATTGGGGCATATTTTGAGGTCACGGCGCTTGAGAGTCAGGATGTGCTTGCCGACAACCCCCGCTTTGTAAAAAAGGCTGTGCCCTGGCTCAATGAAGCGGCTTACCTGTTGGTGCGTAAGTAATCTCTCTATCGCCGTTGGCATTTCTGGCAAGGCGAGCATAAAAAAAGCGACCCATGGGGTCGCTTTTTTGTGCCTTCACGGCGGCCGGTTGCTTTAAACCCGGCCTCCGATTTGGTTAAGCCAAGGCTTAGAAATCGTAACGTACACCTACGGTGAACACGTTGTCGTCTTTCAGGTCAACCTTGTTACCGGCAACCACGTGGTCACCTTCATACATGGCATAGTGACCGAACAGCAGGGTGGATTTGGATACGCGATAATCGGCACCCACTGTGATGCTGGTTACGTTTACATCGGTAGCTGGCTCAGTACCTTTCAGAGAAGAGTAGTACTTACCAAAACCTGCTTCGTCTTTACCGTATTCGGCTTTCAGGTTTACACCGCTCAGGTTGTAAGCCACGTTCACGAAGTAAGTGTTGTTGTCGTTGCCGCTGTCCACTTTTTCAGTGTTCTGGAACAAACCGCCTACCTTGAAGTCACCCAGTTTTACCTGAGCAACGGCACGGTATGCATCTACGTTGCTGATGCCCTTGTTATAGGCACCGGCCAGGTAGAAGTTGTGCTTCTTCAGGCCTTTGTCACCCACGGTTACAGACAGGGCATACTGAGCGTCGTCGCTGCTGTTGTTGTCTTCCATCAGGTAGGTGGCGTTCAGGGTCACCAGGTCAGCGATGACTGGAGAGTAGTACCAGATACCGTCGGCGCTGCGGGTTTGTGCGGCAACCAGACGGTCGATATCCGCGTTGGTGTTACCGAACAGGTCAACACCACCCTCGGCTTGTTTGAATACTGTGTCATTGCGACCTACCAGTACAGTACCGGCACCGGTCTTGATACCCAGGAATGAGTTACGTGGCTTGAAGGTATCACCTTTGGAAGAGGTGTTTTCTACCTGGAACTCCAGTTGGTAAACGATATCGATACCAGAGCTGATGTTCTCAGAGCCTTTCACGCCCAGGTGAGAGAAGTTGTTTTCAAAGTAGGTGCCGCTTTCGCCTACGGTAGCGCCATTGGTGCCGGATTGCAGGGTAGAGCTGGCGTCAGAGTTGGTTACTGCAAGCTCGATACGGCCGTAGAACTGAGGACCTTCGGCCAGCGCGCCGAATGATGCCAGGGCCATTACCGATGCTACTGATGCAGAGATAAGGGTCTTCTTCATGTTTACATGCTCCCTAGAACCGAAGTTCTGTTCCATTTTTATGGTTATTGAGTTGTTTTCGCTGGTTTGTTACAGGTATCCAGCCTCGTAACAAAGTTGCCGATGATTTTTACAGGTTTACCGATTGCAAGTTGTGGAGTGGATCAAACTTTCAGGCCGTACAGGAAGGATTTAAGGCATTTTTGTGACTGAATCCTTTCTTGGCGGCGTTTTTACGATAAATCGAGCAAAAACACAGCGTTGACTACCTCCAAATGGGTAATTCGCATCGACAAATTTGGTTTAACTTTAGCAGTGATGCATATAACTGCAATAAAAGTGACAAATTTTTTGCATTAAAAAGCGACCCGAAGGTCGCTTTTTATGGGTATTTTTATCAGATGCTTAGAAGTCTACTCGCAGACCCAGGGTGATCACGTCGTCGTCCAGAGAGACCTTGGTGCCGCCAAGCAACATATCCCCATCAAATCGGGTGAAATGACCATAAACCAGAGTATTTTTGCTCAGACGATGATCGGCACCCAGGGTGTATTGCTGTAAATCGACGTTCTCGACCTGTTCCATGCCAAAATCAGAATCACCTACCATGCGGCCGACATACTTACCCAGCCCTGAATCGTCCTGGCCGTAGGTTGCCTTCAGGGTTGTGTTACCCAGCTTGTAACCGGCGTTGATAAACCAGGTGTCACCTTCCAGATTGCTGTATTTATCTGCCACATGTTCCGAGTTTTGATAGAGCGCGCCCAGTATCAGCTCCCCGAATTTAACCTGAGCCACGCCGCGGTAAGCTTTAATGCCATCCAGGCCATCGTTGTATGCAGCAGCAACATAGTAGTTTTGGGCCTTCAGGGCCTTGTCACCCATGGTCGCGGACAGGGCATAGGTGTTACCGCTCCAGTCATCGTCTTCACCGGGATTGAACCAGCTGCCTTGTTCATAGTTATCTTCCATGACGTAGGTGGCGTTCAGCGTGAGAATGTCAGCGATTTTCGGGGAGTAATAGGTGATGCTGTCACCGAGGCGACTTTGCCCTGCCACCAGCAGATCAATATCTGCGTTGGTGTTGCCAAACAGGTCGAAGCCTCCCTCCGACTGCTTGAACACGGTGTCGTTACGGCCAATTAAAGCAGTACCCGCTTGAGTTTGCAGGCCCACGAAGGTGTTACGGGTATTAAAAGTGTCGCCTGAATTGTCGAAGTTATTTACGCCAAATTCCATTTGATAAATCAGAGCGATATTTTGGCTAAGCTGTTCGCTGCCTTTTACGCCGAGCCAAGAGAAATTGTTTTCAAATACAGTGCCATCTTTTTGGTTTTGGGTGGCGTAACCTGTATTGGAATTGGTGGCGGCCAGGTCGACACGGCCATAAAACGCAGGGCCATCAGCCAGGGTGGCGAAAGAAGACAGGGCGGCACCCGTGGCAACGGCCGATGCGATAAGAGATTTTTTCATGGCGGATTCCTCACTATTGACGGGACAGGGGCGTTGGGTTGTCGCCCCTTTCTTGAATGCGGCAGCAGTGTGGCAGTCCGTTAAAAGGCAGAGCGTGATCCAGATCACGCTAGATAAAATGAGGCTTGTTTATATCCTATTGTTTTACTTTGATAAAACAGGTTTTTGCTGAAAGTGTAACCGCTCTATTTATCTTCTGGAACCTGTCGCTGACAGTGCTAACATGTCAGGCACACATGGCCTGATTTGTATCAAGCCGCTCTGAAACGTCCCGTGCTTTCGGGCTGCGGCACTTTAGGCTAGAATGCGGCGTTTTTTACGGCATGGGGATCCACAGGTGGAACAGCAGCTGACACAGTCCTATCTGGACCGATTTGGTGGTATTGGCAGACTCTATGGTCAGCAGGCGCTGGTGCGTTTTCAGCAAGCCCATGTGCTGGTTATAGGCATAGGGGGCGTCGGCACCTGGGTGGCAGAGTCCCTTGCCCGCAGCGGCATCGGTCACCTTAGCCTGATGGATCTGGATGATGTGTGCGTGACCAACACCAATCGCCAAATTCACGCATTGAGCGACACCATAGGCCAGTCCAAAGTGGCGGTGATGGCAGAGCGTATCCGCGCTATCAACCCTGAATGCCAGATTGACGAGTTGGAAGACTTTATCACCCCCGACAACCTCGCCGAGTATCTGGGGCCCGCATGCGGTATCGACTATGTGGTGGATTGTATCGATGCCGTTAAACCCAAGGCCGCACTCATAGCCTGGTGCAAACGCAACAAAATTCGCATCATTACCGTGGGCGGTGCCGGCGGCCAGTTGGATCCCACGAAAATTCAGGTGACAGATCTTTCCCGCACCATTCAGGACCCCCTGCTTGCCAAGGTGCGCAATATTTTGCGTCGTGAATACAATTTCTCCCGTAATCTCGAGCGCAAGTTTGCCGTCGAAGCGGTGTTTTCCACCGAGGCGCTGACTTATCCGGGTAAGGATGGCGAGGTTTGTGCCACCAAGCCTGCCGAAGGTGGCAGCATGCGAATGGACTGCGCTTCAGGCTTCGGCGCCGTGACCGTGGTCACCGGCACCTTTGGTTTTATGGCGGTGAGCCGGGTGTTGATGTGGCTTAAGCAAAAAGCCTAAATATGGAATTGATAGCCGTCTTTGACTGAGTCGCTGGCCTGCAGATTGTCATCCCGTTTTACCGGTATGCTGAGGACAAAGCAGGCCCCTCCCAGGGTTGACTTTCCTTCATAACGCACGCTGCCTTTCAGCAGGGTGGCTGCGTTGAATGCCGCCGACAGTCCCAGCCCAGTGCCGCCCCGGGCACGGGTGGTGGTATAAAAGGGCTCAAACATATGCTCGGCGACATCGGCTGAAATCCCGGGCCCATTATCCTCAAGGCGTATTATAAGGCGCCGGTTTTCCAGATACGCCTCTACCCGGAACAGATTTTCCCGTCCCTGTGCAAAGGCATGGGCATAGATGTTGGACATCAGATTACTCAGGATCTGGTTGAGCAGGCTGTAGTTTGTTTCCACTTGCAGTTCATCGGCAATATCCAGTTCCATATTGGCCACTGTTGGCGCATAGATAAGTTGCGTAGATTCGTGAATGTCACGGCAAAGCTGGGCAACGGGGATTTGCTCGTGGGCCTCATGGCTGTTTTCTGCCGCAATGGTTTTGAACTTCTGGATGAGGTTGCTTGCGCGGGTGATGTTGCTGACGATGAGTTCACAGCTTTGCTGATACTCTTCGAGGATGGCGTTGATTTCCTCCAGGGTGGCCTCTTCACTGTGAATGAGGCTGATTAGCTCATCGATGTGAGCCAACTGGGTGCTGGCGGCGGTCAGGCAAATCCCAATTGGAGTGTTGATTTCGTGGGCCACACCGGACACCAACCCCCCCAGTGCCGCCATTTTTTCCTGTTCAACCAGCGCTTCCTGCGCCCGTTTCAGAATCACCAGCGACTGTTCCAGCTCCATAGTGCGCTCTTTTACCTGCTTGGCGAGTTCTTCCTTATATGAACGCTCCAGTTCAAGCAGCCGTTCCCGG
This sequence is a window from Shewanella zhangzhouensis. Protein-coding genes within it:
- a CDS encoding protein kinase domain-containing protein; its protein translation is MSAQTPQLQHFYISEEQSIYLLKADDARKHKAWVRLCKQQLSKLGYRDIEFIGKGAYGFVFAGVNEAGEAHVFKFSRITLPQQIQDRLEEEAFMLSHCRHPNVPPLVKFERVGKQGILVMARAPGEELEQLCRRRGALPIPMIMSIARQLADLLVYLRTGRPLVHGDIKPSNLVYDEATGHLSLIDWGSAVFAQRDELGRPVEEHVMNLLSSDQQHTNARMGDVYFIGDEQLSGALSSPRFDEQGVAATLYALASGQASRFGSRVIPPTSIGLPMELARTLEAMLSDDAQTRNRGGDYFLRSMRHSHRLLLPNIPRPEAMAEIPVWVQNRGKEVDTVSYSSRKSFLREHNADEPIARVDDVQLDKYYRNFLAGMGDTEKGFIAAVGRLGQYPIVGGLAIHWQQDGVFIDSNLALHDAALKQALVQAVNNMVTLARGIGRLGTFKACFFNARDTLHISRDSTSGTFVASPAQQLPFEVGDVPMLEDKSRLHSYFEDGKDPDENLELPAEIMTELGWLNQIHHTGCIIFEALGDHLKIHSYLKLLNPRKQAAFRASLDRILHHVDKIHGNGVSGFMKLPYKNTRRFAKISTKPEAFYPKDPRQLQSET
- a CDS encoding thiopurine S-methyltransferase, which codes for MEPGFWHDKWQSQQIGFHQSDINPFLVKHWESLKLEGKGKVFVPLCGKSLDMEFLAAQGHEVIGSELSALAVSQFFEAAGAQPQSRTLGEHVHHSAQGVTLIEGDFFTLDNDLISGCSGFYDRAALIACPAEMRIDYVRKLAALIPAGTPGLLITLDYPQEALMGPPFAVSPDWVQEFIGAYFEVTALESQDVLADNPRFVKKAVPWLNEAAYLLVRK
- a CDS encoding porin, whose amino-acid sequence is MKKTLISASVASVMALASFGALAEGPQFYGRIELAVTNSDASSTLQSGTNGATVGESGTYFENNFSHLGVKGSENISSGIDIVYQLEFQVENTSSKGDTFKPRNSFLGIKTGAGTVLVGRNDTVFKQAEGGVDLFGNTNADIDRLVAAQTRSADGIWYYSPVIADLVTLNATYLMEDNNSSDDAQYALSVTVGDKGLKKHNFYLAGAYNKGISNVDAYRAVAQVKLGDFKVGGLFQNTEKVDSGNDNNTYFVNVAYNLSGVNLKAEYGKDEAGFGKYYSSLKGTEPATDVNVTSITVGADYRVSKSTLLFGHYAMYEGDHVVAGNKVDLKDDNVFTVGVRYDF
- a CDS encoding porin, which produces MKKSLIASAVATGAALSSFATLADGPAFYGRVDLAATNSNTGYATQNQKDGTVFENNFSWLGVKGSEQLSQNIALIYQMEFGVNNFDNSGDTFNTRNTFVGLQTQAGTALIGRNDTVFKQSEGGFDLFGNTNADIDLLVAGQSRLGDSITYYSPKIADILTLNATYVMEDNYEQGSWFNPGEDDDWSGNTYALSATMGDKALKAQNYYVAAAYNDGLDGIKAYRGVAQVKFGELILGALYQNSEHVADKYSNLEGDTWFINAGYKLGNTTLKATYGQDDSGLGKYVGRMVGDSDFGMEQVENVDLQQYTLGADHRLSKNTLVYGHFTRFDGDMLLGGTKVSLDDDVITLGLRVDF
- the tcdA gene encoding tRNA cyclic N6-threonylcarbamoyladenosine(37) synthase TcdA, translated to MTQSYLDRFGGIGRLYGQQALVRFQQAHVLVIGIGGVGTWVAESLARSGIGHLSLMDLDDVCVTNTNRQIHALSDTIGQSKVAVMAERIRAINPECQIDELEDFITPDNLAEYLGPACGIDYVVDCIDAVKPKAALIAWCKRNKIRIITVGGAGGQLDPTKIQVTDLSRTIQDPLLAKVRNILRREYNFSRNLERKFAVEAVFSTEALTYPGKDGEVCATKPAEGGSMRMDCASGFGAVTVVTGTFGFMAVSRVLMWLKQKA
- a CDS encoding sensor histidine kinase, with translation MLGFSRQAVSSKIGRRLMISIVLFSSLITLITTGYQLFNDYNGDLNRIDRAFSNIEKVNLDVLAASIWVIDERLINTQLEGLIQLPDITYISIDDDSGQHWSRGAPIDKNFIEKVFSLNYSSGSESISVGKLTIQADLNAVYERIYDKAIIILLSNAIKTFLVAGMILILVWLNITRHLNTLAAYCQDISVEHEYQPLTFQKRGAQNEFDQVALAINEMQEQLHRSFGALKKSKSDLQHALEDRERLLELERSYKEELAKQVKERTMELEQSLVILKRAQEALVEQEKMAALGGLVSGVAHEINTPIGICLTAASTQLAHIDELISLIHSEEATLEEINAILEEYQQSCELIVSNITRASNLIQKFKTIAAENSHEAHEQIPVAQLCRDIHESTQLIYAPTVANMELDIADELQVETNYSLLNQILSNLMSNIYAHAFAQGRENLFRVEAYLENRRLIIRLEDNGPGISADVAEHMFEPFYTTTRARGGTGLGLSAAFNAATLLKGSVRYEGKSTLGGACFVLSIPVKRDDNLQASDSVKDGYQFHI